aatgtaaaagtatttgaaaattatattatgtttatatggtcattagtaaatgcagaaacaattgaatttattgagatgaaatttggcatacaggtAGACCTTGTTTTGAAGTAACACATacgctactttatatcccggtaATTTGATCTCATGGAAAAAATGACATTATTAtatgagattttttaatttgaaggcTTACATCATGCATTgttttaaggatttttgtaGTGAAAAGAACATCACACGGGCAAAGCCTTAGGCATCAtctaaaactttaataaaaactaagataTCCCTGCATATACTACTTACTATGCAAGCTATTCAATGAATATTATCATTCatattgacaaataataaattgaatattgatATGGTGTTCATTGATGTTTTACATTATGCTATCTAATATACCAAACAACTAACTCCTTGTTATTGGAATACTATAGATGGAACAAATCTGATTAAATTTATgacataaacatatttttttacctttctAAGTTGAATATATTACAGGTAAATGaatgtaacaaacatttaagcATTTGCTATTTTTCAGATCTTGCAAATATGACATATACTTATCACAGGATgcacttaatttattaaaagcatATCTGGCTAAACATGGACATGTGCTACTAATACAAGTTTTACAGACTTGGTTTCATATTGACATAAACAATGACACTAACAAGAAGAATTCAGTAAGTTATTTTTAGGCCATTTATATGTCAATAACTATATATTATGATGTCCAATTTGGTATCCTGTCATCtcaattaaaacattatgtccttttttttttcaaataacattaaaatttcagGAAGATGAAGAGGAAATGGAAGAAGAAGTGAATGTTACTAGAAATGATTTTGATGATAGAGCAATGGATGcaaatggtattattttttttattaggtctaatgttacaaatattttttgtgaataaaatatacacccATAAAAGAATATTCTTAATTCTAATTAAATCTTTGTATTCTATAGATGTATTTGCAAAATGCAATGGACATGCAGAATATCAAAGTGTTGACAAAGAACTGAGAGATCTACAAGATGCAATAAAAGGAGTGAGGGAATCAATGGCACCTCTTAAACTGTACAAAATATCTGCACCTGATACTCAGTGAGTCAATATgatttattctttatattttatactgtttaatgatttacattattttaaacaagtttttaataacatagaatatatttttttattctagattAGTATGTGCAAAAACAGATCCCAACTGCAACATATTGTGTGGAGGATTTAGCAATTCAGAGGTAAGATTATGGGATCTTGGACAAAACAATGTCAAAAGGAGAGTCAATCGCAATATATCAGAATTTGAACTAGCATGTTACATGCAACCGGAACCCTCACCAGATGACAACACTTTGTAAGAGTACATTTAATActgtttacatatattttaggGAAAAGtctattatttactattaatagtTATTGTACAAACTTACAGACAAATTGGTGCTGGCTTGCCATTAAGAGGTCATTCAGGTCCTGTTCAAGATGTTTGTGTGCTTCCTCGAGAAGAACTGATTTTATCAGCCTCATATGACAATACAATGAGAGCCTGGAGGCTTTCTGATTATTCATGCGCTGCACTGTATAGGTAAAGGCATTGAACGCTTTTAACATAAGATATCACCCTCCTTTAAACATCTAACTACATGTTTTCAGTACCTATTAGAAACGGGCGACGGCCACTTAATTACCCAATACGCATAATATACGTACACAAAACtaactaaacaaatttaaaacttgaaATTGCTTGTATTGTTTGTGTACTGAGcaaaattttgtttctttactAAAAACTACAAAGGGTTTACTTTCTTGCATACATAAACTTTCTGTTACGAAAAAatactgtatataatattaagtattgatGTTAGACACAAAATAGCCTTTGGCATTAACTAccccattattatttttacttaattaaaatatatttgtaaattttaaacatccaatttttacatatttacagaGGTCACAACTATCCTATTTGGTGCATGGACGTGTCGAAAAGTGGACTTTTTGTTGTAACCGGTTCTAATGATCGAACTGCTAAGCTTTGGTCGTTGAATAGAACATTTCCCGTAAGAGTATTTGTTGGACATTTATCGGATGTAACGGTATGTTATGTTGTAGTAATTgttgttgtattttaaatattgtatattgttcGATGAAACATTACTCTCTTTAAATTTCAGTGTGTGAAGTTCCATCCAAATGAGGTGTACATTGCTACAGGCGGAGCTGATCGAAGTGTACGTTTATGGAGTGTTTGTGATGCACGTTTGATGCGTGTTCTTTGTGGTCACAGAGGTGTAGTGAGAACACTTGCTTTTGCTCCTTCAGGATCATACTTAGCCAGTGCTGGTATGTCTATAATGGaatctctataaaaaatcacaactATTAAGCTACATTTTGAATCACCTAGGTTTCTCATCTTGGTGTAAACATGTCAGAGAGGTGTGTTAGGTATGAGCGTCAAAATGTTGTCTAATTTTTAAATGCCTCATACATGCATATTACATAATATccaatataactaaaaataatagaatttttggACATTTTTACACTCTAATGACATACACACCTACAAaaagcaatttaatatttacgacagtaaaaatatcaaaataagtgAAAAATTAGGGCAATTGTCGGTATTAAATTTCGGTATATTTTACTAAGGATTTTtctagtttaatttatattactttatagttacaatattttcaggtgatgataaaaaaattaaagtttggGACTTGGCTGCTTGCACATGTGTGCATGAATATCGAGGACATCATGGCAAAGTGACTGCACTTGACTGGTCAGCAATAGGAAAATCTAGCTTAACAAACAGAATGGTGCCAGATCCAAGTGACCTACCTACAGAAAACTCGCTACTATGTTCTGCAGGCATGGATGGCATTGTTAAAGTAGTTTGCGACAGCTATTCAAAAAATAAGTGAGTGTTCAATTCAGCTTTTTTTACCCCAGATGCTATATAAAAagctaatattgtttataattatatattaaaaaaacagtctTCAATAACTATATGATGGTTTTGTTACAGGCAAATGTCTAATCAAGAAGTCTTATCCTCCACATACAACACCAAATGCACATATTTAGTTGATGTGCAGGTTCATCCTGAGTGGGTGGTTGCCATTGGGAccaaaagataaaaaaacatcaccACTAGCTTTTGTAATTagatacaaagtaataaaaaaaaaatttaaacaaatattttattttattttaactgtatCAAGTAGACAATTTTTGACTTAATTCAAGACACAAACACAATTCTAGTCCTTTATTTTAAGACAAGAAattgctggctcactattataaagttctatgtaatattttatgagcaaattgaataatatatgtatatcacaCAAATCCAAGTCTTTTTAgtgaatattttcaataatcccataagataaataaaggaggaCCAATAAATgtctattaaaatgtttacaatcttgaattttgttattactaaaaattaacataggaccttgtaatagtgagccagcaaaATGTCATCTTACtgagttttataaaactatatttaatgaaacataattatgaataaataaattgaactgTGTAAAACCAgtacattttcaaaataactatcaatTGAGGCACAGTTCAATTCACGTGATGAGCATTGACACACCTGGAAACAAATTTGATCTCTACAcataattcataaacattacCAACATTCTGATCCctcttattataaaacagaaagaCTTAAAGCTTTAAGCTTATCATTCACAGGTATAAATGagctataaaattttgtaataactgCCGATAATTTTTTGCAAACTGAAACAACGCTGCATAGTAGCAGGAATAGCATAATTTTGCATTAAATGATGTCTAGTTATACTAAACTTTTTTGAAGAAATTAGTCATTGTGGCTTGTTTTCCTTTTTGAGGTGGTGAAATCTTTTTCTTGGGTACTTTAGTATGCTTCCCCTTGGGTGAcacttcaattttatttgtagttttattttcaacattttcTTTCTTTGCTGTTTCTTCCTCGTTTTCTGAGCAACTAACATAAACCTCTTCCTTCTTTGTCAAAATGTAGCCATCTTCATCTGTATAGGTTTTATCAACAATTTTCCGTCTTTTCTTAGGATTAACAATACCTGAAGTAATTTTAACAGTATTGACCGTTGGTGTTGGGGGTATTTCATCATCTGATTCATTATCAACATTCATTTGTTCAGTGAAGGGATCATTCTCCTCATGGTCACTTTCACTATCTGAAACATGTAATACTCTTTTTCTCCTTTTATCTACTTTTGTACTTGGCTTGATTagattgtttgattttttacttttagtgCTATGTTCTGGACTTTTCGTAACAtcagcttttttatttttagttccaTTTACtggactttcttttatataaactgtatttttattttcatttactgAACTTTCTTCTACATCCATTTTTTCCAGTTTCACAGTCTCAACTTTCTctgtttttatttcaagtttattttcttttgtatctTGTGTAGAACCATTAACATTTTTTGTAGTTGACATATTGGCTTTGCAAAAATATCCTGCTATGCCCTTGGAGGATTTAGATCCAAATTTCTTATCCAAAGTTTTGGTTGTGTTGGGAGTCTTCTTATTAGGTGAAGGAATTTCTTGTTTTACTTTGATTTCTGGTTCTTTCTCAATCTCCATTGGCATAACTTCATTTAGTGTATCTTCATGTTCATTTTTCTTCATTGCTTTGATTGGCTTAGTATCTTTTTGTGGTTTATGCTCATTCTGTATACTACTTGATGCAACATGGCTATTAGTTTTTAAACTACTTATTTCACCAGTTGTTCTCTTTAGGCAATAGTCGTTTTTTATTAGGCCTATGCATAAAGGTATGTcttcaaatgtatttattgatgtataagcgactttatccAACAAATTACAACCTTTATTGACACTGTACATATGagaaaagaatattaatttaaacgtCTCTCTGAGTTTTTTAAGTCTCTATCTGGGCATATAATAACTTGACCCTTATTGGTATCCGATAATCCTGATAccaagtaattaatattaagttttacatCCGGTTGCTCTTTCTTAATAGCTTCAACAACATCTTGTAGTAATTGTTTCGCCTCATTGACGTGAACACATAATTCCTTGCTTATAGAAATATATGTAACGATTCTATTTTCATCTAAAATGATTTCTTTCAAatgcttaatattttcttccatGTTTTATTGGATAAAATCAACgtaaatagaaatttatttaggaaaaataGCACACTTGCCGCTTATTATTGACATTACTTAGTAGTCCCTTGTCAACTTTAACACTTGACAATTTCTGTCACGACAACTATGGTCGGCTATAGAGAgctatactcttttatcattgaaAGAGAGACAGTCAATGAGCACCATCTTATATGAGGAAAAAATGacagtaaattaatataagtcaAAACCAACCACAATAGCGCTAGCGTAGCAAGAGggtaatgttgagtaggacatacaagaggtggtacatttgtccgggacatgatgtcaaaatgtaagaatggctcaaaattatatattgtactacttcaaattttatgtcgcggcagtcgcgttacttattctccgtctctggtaaactgtaggacgaggacagtgaggtagagaaccgcattctacaaattacaataggacgttatttaacaatggacattacattactgcgtttcgagtcgcgagcgagagggaaatattttgagggttaacattacaaaatactgtaagatacgcattgaaacgccgagcctcactacgcctcgcctcatttgaagtaggacgttgtaccggctcaatgctaaaaagaggctactcttacaaattctattttatgtcatgtcctacccaactctactAGAGGGAGTACATTCAGTTAGCACTTGTAAACTGAATGAAGTATGCTAATTTGAATATTTCGAAAGGTTCGCATTATAATTCGTGATTTCAAGTCATTGTTGGCTCTATGGGAAAAAAATTACAGACATCACTTTTCACGTTGATAAATGGCTACGGTTGGTTGACTGTACTACTTCGAATTATAAGCGAATTAGACCACCATCTATTGCCTtcacaaataaattagaaaataaggACATTTTTTGCTTTGTCGCCTTTTTGCACGTATAGGCAACGTGATCTATTTCGTAACGAATTTTCGGTGAATTGGCCCATCATGCCACTCACCTGACAACGCTACTAGTGTAGTTGATGGAACTGCAGTAGATTAAAATTAGGTTTTTATGTAGtcctaaataatttagtaaatacaATCTATAAGACTGCTGTGATATTCATTCACTATTCTATAATAACTTCTGATGttatctttaaaatttatttattttctgttgcGGCGCCaccaatttcattattatttttgttatttatttgggataaaaagcaattgtacaataaattttCGAAAAATAGTATTACGTAAATATCTgagataattgtaaaaataaatacataatgcacaatttttatatataacaaaatcgAGGAACTTGCTTCGGTCGAGTATTATAATTTgggcgattttttttttcatgactgacaatttataattttgcacCTGATATCTCTAAAACGTTACTAGTGTCATCTAGCGTAAAAGcttttaaaagttttgtaatttgACATTTGATGAATGACATTAAAAAAGTACAACTTTGTTTATTCATTGTTGTCTATTTCCATAATAATATCTTTGGTATATTCATGCCCTGGTAACTacggaacaaatattttttttagaataagcgCCATCTCTCCCCTATACATGGCACTATTTTGTTAGTATCTTTTGTCAGTGTTACTAGTTCACTATGTGGTAGTTTTGGtacgataaaattttaataattatggtattttttttcatttaagttAGAACTAAACAAGAAGTTAcgctttaaaaatgaatttgattacaattttgtaaaaattattgacaatagttgtaattttaaaataattttgaataaatggaaatatttttaatattttatagtagtttaCAGTTAACAAACTATAGCAACTTCTAGTAAGCGTCACAAGAATTTTTCTGCCGGTGTATTTATATGCTCGTGCGCATTTTCTTGTGatttttggtgttttttttttatatttacgttgaGTTGAGCTTCAGTTCCTccgtattatattaaaaatacctgTTGACTGTTTCTTTTGTGTAAGTGTTTGTGACATACATTTGATAGGCCCTCCGCAAGGAGTTTGGACCATTATATCAGTGCAGTGTTACtgaacattttacataatgtccCGAAACATCTGCTGTGTCCCTGCATGTCCGTTCGTTGCAGCAGATGGTAAGTGTGACTTTATTTCCGTAAAAAGAGTGAATAGGATAACAAGACAAAAATGCATAGATAGGTACTTCTTAGAGCAGCTATTTTATTGGTAAATCCTGGTTTATATCAATTATTctagaaaataaacaatgtaacAAGTTGTTCACCGTCACCCATGACTTAGataattatcaatttagaaATCGATGTCTCTAACATTAACTATCGAATATTGAAGAATATCAACTGCACAGGAGACccatttaaagaatttttgttacactgtttttatttttacagatatTGTTTgcttaaaattatgtttctagttttatacataatatgataaaaaatcaatagttttaaaatgaacaaaaataatgtaataaaatgtcttaGTGGCTCTTCTGTGCAGTAGGtttttacgttattttatagtttacgtGGAAGGTAtcgaaatttatataatgttgaaaatgcaataaattaaaaacatttctgtATACCAGGGGTATGCTCTCCTAAGTtcataatttaatcaattaataatattattttttatattttttttttaataataaaactaccaATTAACCTATTTTCAAACatcaaatgcaattttatatagaatttcaCACAATTGTGTAGTAAGTTGAAATATGTGAATAATGTTCGAAGTGAGACTTGCTGTCTAGCTAATCTTTTTAACATGGCATGAGTTTTTCTTGGGTAGTAGATTTAGGTCACATACCTATCAGTAACTCTGagtaataatatcatatatatataataatataccccatttacatttctttttagGCATACCTCTACATTACTTTCCTAATCCGGAGAAAGATCCAGTAAGATTTCAAAATTGGCTCAAGAATATTGGAGGTGATATAGCGAGTCTGGATAGCAACACTATCTTCAAAAATCGAAGAATCTGCCGCCGGCATTTTCAAGATGTATTTCTTTATCCAAACAACAGACTTTGCAAATTGGCTGTCCCATCATTACACCTACTCTCTGAAGATCGGtcaggtaaaataataataataatagtaaatctgttaaaactttatttagttttctttatTGCGGTTTCAAATATAGCTTATtctagttaattaaaaaaaagttttattctgtatttttatgAGTTCAATTAATATGATTAATCATGAGGgtcaaattaatataacatcTTAAATGGAAGGTTTTAACATATAAGAAAATGAGCTATGAAGTCAACTCACCATTTAGAtctcatatttaaaaatagaacaaatattgatcatttttattttctgttattatgatttataattagGATTGTAAAGTATTTCAACTTGcaatttaatatcttattttttgtATCTGACTACACACATACAACATAATTACCATACAGCACTAACTACTTCTACTagagataaaaattatatttattatccttACATAATAGTGATACATACACAcactatataaaatactttcattGCAGCGCCAAAAAAATGTATCCTGATTCCAGACACCCAACCATCAACATCACATGAGGTTGCAACAACTTTACGCTGTAATGCAATACTGGTTCCAGAATTTGCAAACACTATTGAAGACAACttaggtaatattataaaatttttgtcaaAATGTTGTGTCtgaatttttttgattttttcttgcTTTGATGAGGAAGGAAAACATTGAGCTTATGTAATTTACATATCTGAGAATTCAAATTAAGAATTTAGTGAAGTGTGTTAACACGCATCAGGGTTGGCATAATGCACTAAAATCAAATCAGGCACAACCTAGTAGAGGACGACTGTATCCAGAATTAGGACTGTATGtaatacagagctggtattaaACTTATATAACAATGGGCAGGATGGCTAGTCATTTGTAGATTCTTCCAACCTGTGTTGGCAATCATTGATTACCATTAATCATCATGAAGAAAGTAACCTTTAATCATGTTTGTTGGcgtaaatcaataattataggttattaattgattaacttgattattttgatttaattaagtacttatatgttacTAGCAATGTGTATAATCCAGGTATTCTATAGTATGCCTAGCCATTCTATAGTGGGCATATTTTTgcaattaagtaatattattttcgagGTTTCCTAGGGTGCTGATTACGAAAATTACACTTATTTTAGAAACAAAGACTTTTCATAAAAAGTTATGGCTGCATtgtaacatacatatttatgtacttCAGCACCAAGTACGAGTCTACTTTTGCCAAGCAGCCAACCACCTACAGCGCAAAGAGCTACAGTATTGCATCCTACATCAACAAAAACTGCTGAAAATAAACGTCGTCGTTCAggtaagttattaataaaattgttattcattaaaattatacaaatttgcACCAAAACAGCAGTTATTCTTGAGAAGACTATTTTATGATCATCATGTATACTTCTAAAATTGTTATCTAGATGGATAGATATAAGAGAGAGTATGTTCCCTCGTTAAAGGTTCCTTTTCGGGATATAAAATAGGCTATGTCTTTCTTCAAAGCCCCTTCTATCTGCATActaaaattcatcaaaattggCTGATGATCCGCGATTTACGTGAGCATGAGTTATTTTTTCCTGTGTGAAAACATAAAAGACAGACACAGGCAGTTACttccacatttataatattagtaaggaaAAGGATAGTATACACATGTTGATACATTTATAATAGATTCAGTATACATCAGATTATAATAAGTGGCAATatctactttatttttcattactgtaatataagaaaatttaacaaatctTTAAGACTATTCAACATaatgtttttatgattttatttgtttagttgTTTAATATACCTGTTGTTTCtatttacagatatttttttggaatgGAAGCAAAAAAATCAACTGAAAAAGATACAGCTGAGACTCCATCGCTGTTTAAAGGACAAAAAATCCTTCCGCAGAAGATACTTGCTAGCAAGCAAAATATCAAAAACCAGtgcttttaaaattgtaacGAAAAATATGTCA
This genomic stretch from Manduca sexta isolate Smith_Timp_Sample1 chromosome 21, JHU_Msex_v1.0, whole genome shotgun sequence harbors:
- the LOC115445152 gene encoding TAF5-like RNA polymerase II p300/CBP-associated factor-associated factor 65 kDa subunit 5L isoform X2, giving the protein MAVATIVQCEASRANSILFSCINNDSGQYDVQYTRLVNFIKDIKIEKVKNELLGLLSPLLCHMYLEMLRGGHGGAAQMFLKRHSATLPQKDLSYHQPIDGNLPSALYRPNSLEQLFNSLQNGTIDNETPEKDYMNQILDDIASIYTLQEIETRPTIAAFRSCKYDIYLSQDALNLLKAYLAKHGHVLLIQVLQTWFHIDINNDTNKKNSEDEEEMEEEVNVTRNDFDDRAMDANDVFAKCNGHAEYQSVDKELRDLQDAIKGVRESMAPLKLYKISAPDTQLVCAKTDPNCNILCGGFSNSEVRLWDLGQNNVKRRVNRNISEFELACYMQPEPSPDDNTLQIGAGLPLRGHSGPVQDVCVLPREELILSASYDNTMRAWRLSDYSCAALYRGHNYPIWCMDVSKSGLFVVTGSNDRTAKLWSLNRTFPVRVFVGHLSDVTCVKFHPNEVYIATGGADRSVRLWSVCDARLMRVLCGHRGVVRTLAFAPSGSYLASAGDDKKIKVWDLAACTCVHEYRGHHGKVTALDWSAIGKSSLTNRMVPDPSDLPTENSLLCSAGMDGIVKVVCDSYSKNKQMSNQEVLSSTYNTKCTYLVDVQVHPEWVVAIGTKR
- the LOC115445160 gene encoding LOW QUALITY PROTEIN: DNA polymerase delta subunit 3 (The sequence of the model RefSeq protein was modified relative to this genomic sequence to represent the inferred CDS: inserted 1 base in 1 codon); its protein translation is MEENIKHLKEIILDENRIVTYISISKELCVHVNEAKQLLQDVVEAIKKEQPDVKLNINYLVSGLSDTNKGQVIICPDRDLXKLRETFKLIFFSHMYSVNKGCNLLDKVAYTSINTFEDIPLCIGLIKNDYCLKRTTGEISSLKTNSHVASSSIQNEHKPQKDTKPIKAMKKNEHEDTLNEVMPMEIEKEPEIKVKQEIPSPNKKTPNTTKTLDKKFGSKSSKGIAGYFCKANMSTTKNVNGSTQDTKENKLEIKTEKVETVKLEKMDVEESSVNENKNTVYIKESPVNGTKNKKADVTKSPEHSTKSKKSNNLIKPSTKVDKRRKRVLHVSDSESDHEENDPFTEQMNVDNESDDEIPPTPTVNTVKITSGIVNPKKRRKIVDKTYTDEDGYILTKKEEVYVSCSENEEETAKKENVENKTTNKIEVSPKGKHTKVPKKKISPPQKGKQATMTNFFKKV
- the LOC115445152 gene encoding TAF5-like RNA polymerase II p300/CBP-associated factor-associated factor 65 kDa subunit 5L isoform X1; its protein translation is MSLIKKTRNDAIKAAVNSYLERRNYPDVDVFSNNSHIQSAEQMAVATIVQCEASRANSILFSCINNDSGQYDVQYTRLVNFIKDIKIEKVKNELLGLLSPLLCHMYLEMLRGGHGGAAQMFLKRHSATLPQKDLSYHQPIDGNLPSALYRPNSLEQLFNSLQNGTIDNETPEKDYMNQILDDIASIYTLQEIETRPTIAAFRSCKYDIYLSQDALNLLKAYLAKHGHVLLIQVLQTWFHIDINNDTNKKNSEDEEEMEEEVNVTRNDFDDRAMDANDVFAKCNGHAEYQSVDKELRDLQDAIKGVRESMAPLKLYKISAPDTQLVCAKTDPNCNILCGGFSNSEVRLWDLGQNNVKRRVNRNISEFELACYMQPEPSPDDNTLQIGAGLPLRGHSGPVQDVCVLPREELILSASYDNTMRAWRLSDYSCAALYRGHNYPIWCMDVSKSGLFVVTGSNDRTAKLWSLNRTFPVRVFVGHLSDVTCVKFHPNEVYIATGGADRSVRLWSVCDARLMRVLCGHRGVVRTLAFAPSGSYLASAGDDKKIKVWDLAACTCVHEYRGHHGKVTALDWSAIGKSSLTNRMVPDPSDLPTENSLLCSAGMDGIVKVVCDSYSKNKQMSNQEVLSSTYNTKCTYLVDVQVHPEWVVAIGTKR